One genomic region from Pecten maximus chromosome 5, xPecMax1.1, whole genome shotgun sequence encodes:
- the LOC117327499 gene encoding katanin p60 ATPase-containing subunit A-like 1 isoform X1, with translation MSVSLSEVYECIKMGRENALLGNYDTSLVYYQGLQQQIQRLISSIKDPARKRKWIEARDLINQEYEQVKEINETLASFRSNNPRAFNANADQDFGSPFGDYARHEEPTRDPDVWPPPTPVEHRPSPNIRGGVRPGPRKAEPVRSRNQPAPSKGAPGGDRRRAAPGYGNVDRGREKPGEKGKEKKKSDDGEKKFDGMGYDKDLVEGLERDIVQKNPNIRWDQVADLVEAKKLLQEAVVLPLIIPDFFKGIRRPWRGVLMVGPPGTGKTMLAKAVATECGTTFFNVSSATLTSKYRGESEKLVKLLFEMARFYAPSTIFIDEIDSICSKRGSDSEHEASRRVKAELLVQMDGVAGTGGDDGEPKIVMVLAATNFPWDLDEALRRRLEKRIYIPLPTAEGREELLKINLREVELAKDVNLTAVAQELDGYSGADITNVCRDAAMMSFRRRITGLTPEEVRNIPKEELQMPPTMEDFKAAIKKVNKSVSRADLEKYQNWMNEFGSV, from the exons ATGAGTGTCAGTCTATCAGAAGTGTATGAGTGTATAAAGATGGGGCGGGAGAATGCCCTGCTGGGGAATTATGACACATCCCTGGTGTACTATCAGGGCCTCCAGCAGCAGATACAGCGCCTCATATCCTCCATCAAGGACCCAGCGAGAAAGAGAAAGTGGATAGAG GCTAGAGACCTGATAAACCAAGAATATGAACAAGTCAAAGAAATTAACGAGACTCTTGCCAGTTTCCGGTCTAACAACCCAAGAGCTTTCAATGCAAATGCAGACCAAGATTTTGGCAGTCCTTTTGGTGACTACGCTCGACATGAAGAACCTACTCGGGATCCAGACGTATGGCCTCCACCAACACCTGTAGAACACAG ACCTTCCCCTAATATACGAGGAGGGGTAAGACCTGGTCCAAGAAAAGCTGAACCTGTGAGGAGTAGGAACCAACCAGCCCCAAGTAAGGGGGCTCCTGGAGGTGATCGAAGGAGAGCTGCTCCAGGTTATGGCAATGTGGATCGGGGCAGAGAAAAGCCTGGTGAAAAagggaaagaaaagaaaaaa TCTGACGATGGAGAAAAGAAATTTGACGGAATGGGTTATGATAAAGATTTGGTGGAGGGACTTGAGCGTGACATTGTACAGAAGAACCCCAATATCCGATG GGACCAGGTGGCAGATTTGGTTGAAGCAAAGAAACTCTTACAGGAAGCTGTGGTACTACCTCTCATCATTCCCGACTTTTTCAAGGGTATCCGTCGACCGTGGAGG GGTGTGTTAATGGTTGGTCCCCCGGGAACGGGCAAGACCATGCTGGCCAAGGCTGTAGCGACTGAGTGTGGCACAACCTTCTTTAATGTGTCATCTGCCACCCTTACTTCGAAATACAGGGGCGAGTCGGAGAAGTTAGTCAAGCTTCTCTTCGAGATG GCTCGCTTTTATGCACCAAGCACAATATTTATAGATGAAATAGATTCAATATGCTCCAAGCGTGGGTCTGACTCGGAACATGAGGCCAGTCGGAGAGTGAAGGCAGAATTACTTGTCCAAATGGATG GTGTGGCAGGAACAGGTGGAGATGACGGAGAGCCCAAAATTGTGATGGTGCTGGCAGCCACCAACTTTCCCTGGGACCTTGATGAGGCATTGAGGAGGAGACTGGAAAAGAGAATCTACATACctctacccacag CTGAAGGTCGTGAGGAGCTGTTAAAGATTAACTTACGGGAAGTAGAGCTGGCCAAGGATGTAAATCTGACAGCAGTTGCACAAGAGTTGGATGGGTACTCCGGGGCTGACATCACCAATGTTTGCAG AGATGCAGCGATGATGTCATTCAGACGTCGAATCACAGGCTTGACCCCCGAGGAGGTGCGTAACATTCCCAAGGAGGAACTACAGATGCCCCCTACAATGGAGGACTTCAAGGCGGCAATAAAGAAAGTCAACAAGAGTGTTTCACGGGCTGatcttgaaaaatatcaaaactggATGAATGAATTTGGCTCAGTATGA
- the LOC117327499 gene encoding katanin p60 ATPase-containing subunit A-like 1 isoform X2: MSVSLSEVYECIKMGRENALLGNYDTSLVYYQGLQQQIQRLISSIKDPARKRKWIEARDLINQEYEQVKEINETLASFRSNNPRAFNANADQDFGSPFGDYARHEEPTRDPDVWPPPTPVEHRPSPNIRGGVRPGPRKAEPVRSRNQPAPSKGAPGGDRRRAAPGYGNVDRGREKPGEKGKEKKKSDDGEKKFDGMGYDKDLVEGLERDIVQKNPNIRWDQVADLVEAKKLLQEAVVLPLIIPDFFKGIRRPWRGVLMVGPPGTGKTMLAKAVATECGTTFFNVSSATISSKYHGESEKLVRLLFEMARFYAPSTIFIDEIDSICSKRGSDSEHEASRRVKAELLVQMDGVAGTGGDDGEPKIVMVLAATNFPWDLDEALRRRLEKRIYIPLPTAEGREELLKINLREVELAKDVNLTAVAQELDGYSGADITNVCRDAAMMSFRRRITGLTPEEVRNIPKEELQMPPTMEDFKAAIKKVNKSVSRADLEKYQNWMNEFGSV, translated from the exons ATGAGTGTCAGTCTATCAGAAGTGTATGAGTGTATAAAGATGGGGCGGGAGAATGCCCTGCTGGGGAATTATGACACATCCCTGGTGTACTATCAGGGCCTCCAGCAGCAGATACAGCGCCTCATATCCTCCATCAAGGACCCAGCGAGAAAGAGAAAGTGGATAGAG GCTAGAGACCTGATAAACCAAGAATATGAACAAGTCAAAGAAATTAACGAGACTCTTGCCAGTTTCCGGTCTAACAACCCAAGAGCTTTCAATGCAAATGCAGACCAAGATTTTGGCAGTCCTTTTGGTGACTACGCTCGACATGAAGAACCTACTCGGGATCCAGACGTATGGCCTCCACCAACACCTGTAGAACACAG ACCTTCCCCTAATATACGAGGAGGGGTAAGACCTGGTCCAAGAAAAGCTGAACCTGTGAGGAGTAGGAACCAACCAGCCCCAAGTAAGGGGGCTCCTGGAGGTGATCGAAGGAGAGCTGCTCCAGGTTATGGCAATGTGGATCGGGGCAGAGAAAAGCCTGGTGAAAAagggaaagaaaagaaaaaa TCTGACGATGGAGAAAAGAAATTTGACGGAATGGGTTATGATAAAGATTTGGTGGAGGGACTTGAGCGTGACATTGTACAGAAGAACCCCAATATCCGATG GGACCAGGTGGCAGATTTGGTTGAAGCAAAGAAACTCTTACAGGAAGCTGTGGTACTACCTCTCATCATTCCCGACTTTTTCAAGGGTATCCGTCGACCGTGGAGG GGGGTGCTGATGGTTGGTCCTCCCGGGACAGGCAAGACCATGCTAGCTAAGGCAGTGGCCACGGAATGTGGGACTACTTTCTTTAATGTCTCATCTGCTACTATCTCCTCCAAGTACCACGGAGAAAGTGAAAAATTAGTTCGTCTCCTTTTTGAAATG GCTCGCTTTTATGCACCAAGCACAATATTTATAGATGAAATAGATTCAATATGCTCCAAGCGTGGGTCTGACTCGGAACATGAGGCCAGTCGGAGAGTGAAGGCAGAATTACTTGTCCAAATGGATG GTGTGGCAGGAACAGGTGGAGATGACGGAGAGCCCAAAATTGTGATGGTGCTGGCAGCCACCAACTTTCCCTGGGACCTTGATGAGGCATTGAGGAGGAGACTGGAAAAGAGAATCTACATACctctacccacag CTGAAGGTCGTGAGGAGCTGTTAAAGATTAACTTACGGGAAGTAGAGCTGGCCAAGGATGTAAATCTGACAGCAGTTGCACAAGAGTTGGATGGGTACTCCGGGGCTGACATCACCAATGTTTGCAG AGATGCAGCGATGATGTCATTCAGACGTCGAATCACAGGCTTGACCCCCGAGGAGGTGCGTAACATTCCCAAGGAGGAACTACAGATGCCCCCTACAATGGAGGACTTCAAGGCGGCAATAAAGAAAGTCAACAAGAGTGTTTCACGGGCTGatcttgaaaaatatcaaaactggATGAATGAATTTGGCTCAGTATGA